Proteins encoded in a region of the Balaenoptera musculus isolate JJ_BM4_2016_0621 chromosome 21, mBalMus1.pri.v3, whole genome shotgun sequence genome:
- the GOLGA7 gene encoding golgin subfamily A member 7 isoform X1 has protein sequence MRPQQAPVSGKVFIQRDYSSGTRCQFQTKFPAELENRIDRQQFEETVRTLNNLYAEAEKLGGQSYLEGCLACLTAYTIFLCMETHYEKVLKKVSKYIQEQNEKIYAPQGLLLTDPIERGLRVIEITIYEDRGMSSGR, from the exons ATGAGGCCGCAGCAGGCGCCAGTGTCCGGGAAGGTTTTCATTCAGCGAGACTACAGCAGTGGCACCCGCTGCCAGTTCCAGACCAAGTTCCCCGCGGAGCTGGAGAACCGG ATTGATAGGcaacaatttgaagagacagttCGAACTCTAAATAACCTTTATGCTGAAGCAGAGAAGCTCGGGGGCCAGTCCTATCTTGAAGGCTGCCTGGCTTGTCTAACAGCGTACACCATCTTCTTGTGCATGGAAACTCACTACGAGAAG GTTCTGAAGAAAGTCTCCAAATACATTCAAGAGCAGAATGAGAAGATCTATGCTCCCCAAGGCCTCCTCCTGACAGATCCCATCGAGAGAGGACTTCGAGTT ATTGAAATTACTATTTATGAAGACAGAGGCATGAGCAGTGGAAGATAA
- the GOLGA7 gene encoding golgin subfamily A member 7 isoform X2, with the protein MRPQQAPVSGKVFIQRDYSSGTRCQFQTKFPAELENRIDRQQFEETVRTLNNLYAEAEKLGGQSYLEGCLACLTAYTIFLCMETHYEKVLKKVSKYIQEQNEKIYAPQGLLLTDPIERGLRVLRLKLLFMKTEA; encoded by the exons ATGAGGCCGCAGCAGGCGCCAGTGTCCGGGAAGGTTTTCATTCAGCGAGACTACAGCAGTGGCACCCGCTGCCAGTTCCAGACCAAGTTCCCCGCGGAGCTGGAGAACCGG ATTGATAGGcaacaatttgaagagacagttCGAACTCTAAATAACCTTTATGCTGAAGCAGAGAAGCTCGGGGGCCAGTCCTATCTTGAAGGCTGCCTGGCTTGTCTAACAGCGTACACCATCTTCTTGTGCATGGAAACTCACTACGAGAAG GTTCTGAAGAAAGTCTCCAAATACATTCAAGAGCAGAATGAGAAGATCTATGCTCCCCAAGGCCTCCTCCTGACAGATCCCATCGAGAGAGGACTTCGAGTT CTTAGATTGAAATTACTATTTATGAAGACAGAGGCATGA